The DNA sequence GTCGGAATTTTTTTATCCTTACTTTCAATCGTTAGTCTATGATGAATATCATTTTTTGTTTGATCAGAAATTTTGCTGTGACAATTTGCGCAATCAACTTTATAAATATTTTTTCCTTCTTTATGCGGAATATCATATGCGTCAAATCCCTTATGGCACTCGATGCAAGAAACATTTTTATGCGCAGAAATATTGAAGTTTTTTTCATCAACAAATAAAGAAACTTCTTTATTATTTCTAAATCCTGTTAGATCTTTATCGCTGTGACAATCAATACAATCAGAATTGGTTTGAGAAAAAAGTAGTTGTGAAAAATAAAAAATAAACAAAATTATATATGATTTCATCTCGTAACTTATTTTTGTGAATTGATAAAGTTTTGGACTTTTTTGAGTTAAAAAGATTATAATATCCTTTTCTAAAATATCCAGAAAATCTCTCTTTGTCAAACTTGAAAGTTAATAGATGTTCGAAACTGAATTGGTAAAAATTAAATTTATTTGTATAGAAAAATCATCGCATAAATAATCATTATAATTATAGAAAATCCAATAATTAATGCTGTGTAACCAAATATTTTTGAAGCTTTTATAAGCCATTCCTGCGGCGGTTCAACCAAATGTTTTTCTAATTCCGAATTTGCAATCATTTCATAATATTGTCTCGGTCTGTCTTCCTTAAATTCTTCTATTGACATACTTCCGGTAAAAATTGTTGTATCAATTGGAAATTTATCTGGTCTGAAATGCGTATTAAAAAAATGAACAGTAAAAATAAATCCTACCGCAAGCAGAGCTTCATCGGAATGAATTATTGTTGCAACATTTATAAACCATCCGGGAATTCCCAAGCTTGTAAAAAACTCGGGAAACCATAAAATTAGACCGCTAATTCCAATTACAGCAACGCCCCAAAACACTGCAAAATAATCAAACTTTTCCCAATACGTCCATCTTCCATATTCCGGTCTTGGTCCTTTTCCAATAAACCATTTTATTGTTGCGATAAATTCTTTCAAATCACGTTTATTAAACATCATTGAATTTTCGCCGGAAAGTAAATAACGGAAAGATTTAATTTTACTTTTTTTGAATAGAAAATAAATATGAATTCCAAAGTAGGCAAAAGTTACAGTTGCGCCCAAACGATGAATAAAACCGGTAACTTGATAACCTCCAAGAAGGGAAGACAATGTTTGAAAAATTCCAACATCTGCAAATTTTATTATCATTCCGGTAATTGCAAGAGAAATAAAACTAACAATTATAAGTAAATGAGTAAATCTTAAAATTGGAGGAAATCGTTGAACATATTTTTCTTTTTTGATTTCGGTGCTCAAAATTTATTCTCAAAATTAAATTTGGAAAATTATTTAGTGATTATTTTTTTTCAGCTTTTTTTCCTTCAATGCGCGTGGAATCCAAAGTAAAGTATGTAAACCAAAAAATGTAAATGTGGAAACTAATAAAATTGTCATTGCCCAAAATGTATAAAATAAAAACGGATATTTTTCAGAATCATGATGAGTTGCGTGAGTTAAATATCCAACAAATTTATGGTTAGAATTTGGATGACAAGTTTTGCAAGTTTCAACTACATTTGCTCTGCTTAAAGTTGATTTCGGATTATCGGGCGGAAGAATATTATGTGAACCATGGCAATCATAACATTTTGCTGCACCAACTTCACCAAGCTTAGAAACTT is a window from the Ignavibacteriota bacterium genome containing:
- a CDS encoding cytochrome b/b6 domain-containing protein encodes the protein MSTEIKKEKYVQRFPPILRFTHLLIIVSFISLAITGMIIKFADVGIFQTLSSLLGGYQVTGFIHRLGATVTFAYFGIHIYFLFKKSKIKSFRYLLSGENSMMFNKRDLKEFIATIKWFIGKGPRPEYGRWTYWEKFDYFAVFWGVAVIGISGLILWFPEFFTSLGIPGWFINVATIIHSDEALLAVGFIFTVHFFNTHFRPDKFPIDTTIFTGSMSIEEFKEDRPRQYYEMIANSELEKHLVEPPQEWLIKASKIFGYTALIIGFSIIIMIIYAMIFLYK